A window from Toxoplasma gondii ME49 chromosome IX, whole genome shotgun sequence encodes these proteins:
- a CDS encoding hypothetical protein (encoded by transcript TGME49_267090) — translation MGSEALCVEGSVLAAAAPPFLAVHFHRTHQPASSRRRPSSLSSSATLAELFRDSSSLSSLSPSLSSSPSLHGLPQPASFSASSPFLSLVSRLSSSFSSSSEEVFLCPEAVFLRIYCLLTNLEVTFLPSLYPSSRALGTLPAAFYNDGVLRGRSLQFLLQEERDLDALLASSLQSSSRSSSRTSAASASPASPACSQSSFSLLKADSEALAACIETKLSEVLDFTLWCYEPCYSCFTARVYRHSLPGVYAPFFLLQRRRQVAARLRGVDSVHILRSFLEILERLRSLERERGSQSPAARFLLADNPTKADVKLYAYLSVLFQIPSEYTPWHSAGASPEHKKGERTPGETPLSAASLRAAKEEARRASGCSSSPVDGDVSAGPGGCEKKGELSSSSGSNSEGKEKEEKEEKEKSANFFSRATLSTGSSRSKFFRTKQHKQDLLSRLESLLPVAQNYLRMFDLFLAETTSKLKLSSSSSSSSFSSSSSSSASGVKKVEASAGAGVAATVSPFSLPAKKVLVCLESEEGGEKCTVPDGEEEKPWKDASTLLAGIATVGLLSLCLR, via the coding sequence ATGGGCAGCGAGGCACTGTGCGTGGAGGGTAGCGTTCTCGCTGCCGCAGCTCCTCCTTTTTTAGCAGTTCACTTCCACCGCACACATCAGCCAGCTTCCTCGCGACGTCggccgtcttctctctcttcttcagccaCCCTGGCGGAGCTTTTTCGCGactcgtcttccctctcttctctctctccttctctctcttcttctccgagtCTCCACGGCCTCCCGCAGcccgcgtctttctctgcttcgtcgcctttcctctccttggTCTCCCGACtgtcctcttcgttctcctcttcctccgaggaagtctttctctgtccagAAGCTGTCTTCCTCCGCATCTACTGTCTCCTCACGAACCTCGAAGTCACCTTCCTGCCTTCCCTctatccttcttctcgcgctctcggCACTCTCCCTGCCGCCTTCTACAACGACGGCGTCTTGCGGGGTCGAtctctccagtttctcctgcaagaagaacgagaccTGGACGCgctcctcgcgtcttctctccagtcttcttcccgctcttcttctcgtacgtctgctgcttccgcctctccggcttctcccgcttgctcccagtcttcgttttcgctgtTGAAGGCGGACTCCGAGGCcttggctgcatgcatcgagacTAAATTGTCGGAGGTTCTGGACTTCACACTCTGGTGCTATGAGCCGTGCTACTCGTGCTTCACcgctcgggtgtacagacactcgcTGCCGGGTGTCTACGCacctttcttcctgcttcaGCGTCGGCGGCAGGTCGCTGCCCGCCTCCGGGGCGTCGACTCTGTACACATTTTACGGagttttctggaaattcTCGAACGCCTGCGCAGCCTCGAACGGGAGAGAGGCTCTCAGTCTCCCGCcgcgcgtttccttctcgctgaCAACCCCACGAAAGCCGACGTAAAGCTCTACGCGTacctctccgtcctcttccaGATCCCCTCCGAATATACGCCGTGGCACTCCGCGGGAGCCTCGCCGGAGCacaagaagggagaacgaaCACCTGGAGAAACTCCGCTTTCAGCTGCTTCGCTTCGGGCAGCAAAGGAGGAAGCCAGACGAGCTTCAggttgttcttcctctccggtGGACGGGGACGTCAGCGCAGGACCGGGCGgatgcgagaagaaaggagagctgTCCTCCTCTTCGGGATCGAACTcggaggggaaagagaaagaagagaaagaagagaaagaaaagagcgcgaactttttctctcgtgcgACTCTCTCCACAGGCAGCTCTCGGTCAAAGTTCTTTCGAACAAAGCAACACAAACAAGATCTCCTTTCGCGTCTggagtctctccttcctgtcgcCCAGAACTATCTACGCATGTTCgatctcttcctcgccgaaACGACTTCCAAACTCaaactctcttcttcctcttcgtcttcctctttttcttcgtcttcttcttcgtcggcttctggggtgaagaaggtggaggcTTCTGCTGGCGCAGGAGTGGCGGCAactgtgtctccgttctctttgCCTGCGAAAAAagttctcgtctgtctcgaatctgaggaaggaggcgagaagtgCACAGTCCccgacggcgaagaagagaaaccgtGGAAAGACGCGTCCACGCTTCTCGCGGGTATAGCGACAGTTGGCCTCCTTTCGCTGTGTTTgaggtga
- a CDS encoding 26S protease regulatory subunit 4, putative (encoded by transcript TGME49_267080), with amino-acid sequence MGNAQPRGGGFPGGSEDDKKKERKRLEAAPPTHIGKRKKKGKGPVGHSRLPTVTPITKCRLRLLRLERIKDYLLLEEEYILNQEQRKPAEEKNEEDVNRVDELRGSPLSVGNLEEIIDEQHAIVSSSIGPEYYVNILSFVDKDLLEPGCSVLLHNKTSSIVGILNDEVDPLISVMKVEKAPLETYADIGGLEKQIQEVKEAVEFPLTHPEFFDDIGISPPKGVILYGPPGTGKTLLAKAVANETSATFLRVVGSELIQKYLGDGPKLVREMFKLAHEHAPSIVFIDEIDAVGTKRYDATSGGEKEIQRTMLELLNQLDGFESKGDVKVIMATNRIESLDPALIRPGRIDRKIQLPNPDAKTKRKIFQIHTAKMTMADDVDLEEFVMAKDELSGADIKATCTEAGLLALRERRMKITQEDLRKAKEKALYQKKGNIPESLYL; translated from the exons ATGGGGAATGCGCAGCCTCGCGGCGGAGGCTTCCCAGGAGGCTCTGAAG AtgacaagaagaaggagagaaagagacttGAAGCTGCGCCTCCAACGCACAttggaaaaagaaagaagaaagggaaaggcCCCGTCGGTCACAGCAGACTTCCTACTG tgactCCCATCACCAAGTgtcgcctgcgtctgctcCGACTCGAGCGCATAAAAGACTACCTTCTTCTGGAGGAAGAG TATATTCTCAACCAGGAGCAGCGGAAGCcggcggaggagaagaacgaa gaaGATGTGAATCGCGTGGACGAGCTCCGTGGATCACCACTAAGCGTAGGGAATCTCGAGGAAATCATCGATGAACAGCATGCAatcgtttcttcctccatcGGTCCCGAGTACTACGTCAACatcctctctttcgtcgaCAAAGACCTGCTCGAGCCTGGATGCAGTGTCCTTCTTCACAACAAA ACGAGCAGCATTGTCGGAATTTTGAACGACGAGGTGGACCCTCTCATCTCGGTCatgaaagtggagaaggcaCCGCTTGAGACGTATGCAGACATCGGCGGactggagaagcagattcAG GAGGTGAAGGAGGCCGTGGAATTTCCTCTCACGCATCCGGAGTTCTTCGACGACATCGGTATCAGCCCTCCGAAGGGTGTCATCCTCTACGGACCCCCCGGGACAG GAAAGACTCTGCTCGCGAAGGCCGTGGCGAACGAGACGTCGGCTACGTTCCTTCGCGTCGTCGGAAGTGAACTCATTCAAAAGTATTTGGGAGACGGCCCGAAGCTGGTCCGGGAAATGTTTAAACTCGCTCACGAGCACGCGCCGAGCATCGTCTTCATCGACGAAATCGATGCGGTTGGAACGAAAAG ATACGACGCCACGagcggaggcgagaaggaaatccAGCGAACGATGCTCGAGCTGCTGAACCAGCTCGACGGATTCGAGAGCAAAGGCGACGTCAAAGTGATCATGGCGACGAACCGCATCGAGAGTCTAGACCCTGCGCTCATTCGGCCTGGACGCATTGATCGGAAAATTCAACTCCCCAATCCGGACGCGAAAACCAAGCGAAAAATCTTCCAG atcCACACAGCGAAAATGACCATGGCCGACGACGTCGACCTCGAGGAATTTGTTATGGCGAAAGACGAACTGTCGGGTGCAGATATCAAG GCGACATGCACGGAGGCGGGGTTGCTGGCCTTgcgagagcgacgcatgAAAATCACCCAGGAAGATCtgcggaaggcgaaggagaaggcgctgtatcagaagaaagggaacaTTCCAGAGAGTCTGTATTTGTga
- a CDS encoding aquaporin 2 (encoded by transcript TGME49_267070~Gene product name based on ToxoDB Community Expert Annotation.~Predicted trans-membrane domain (TMHMM2.0):9-29:33-51:76-99:111-134:143-166:185-208:243-266:285-305:324-347:359-382:396-419), with the protein MADFDKKSLTAEFLGSFALLFAAELLSLFKSDIFSYGLALSLTYAVVTTALHQYRDVQLNPILTVIDVLSGRVKVKSAMVTIVLQFAGAALGALLSALICGESGILPAGVEGAVSSKILLAQLVFCSTLAFAHIETSADTGQLSGVAVGLVTYAAYTATFGLSGYLNPAVALGTNIGNALQGTSISYSQFASFVVIPFLAAVAGWGAYKLAYDNLLMAEFFSSLAFTYCACCAMTGDIDGANTALSIGCMAAALIYAIGWKSGGALNPAITLGTLVAGHSRVPDMLLYCFFQCGAGVLGAVLARYTMGPLDLFNLLSSGTKSYDLLMLFLFSMLLMAAYILTFGDLFGRPAGAVIGAVYTVFHFISAKAVTLNVQTAVGIIVSQLLLNGYAEDWGSALASVSIPILGCLVASGLLAFLPSQYQRHA; encoded by the coding sequence ATGGCAGACTTTGACAAGAAGAGCTTGACAGCGGAGTTCCTCGGGAGTTTTGCGCTCCTGTTCGCTGCCGAGCTCCTGAGCCTGTTCAAATCCGACATTTTTTCGTACGGTCTCGCGCTCTCACTCACCTACGCCGTCGTGACCACCGCCCTCCACCAGTACCGGGATGTGCAGCTGAATCCTATTTTGACGGTGATCGATGTTCTGTCAGGCCGAGTCAAAGTTAAGAGTGCCATGGTGACAATCGTTCTCCAGTTTGCTGGAGCGGCCCTGGGTGCCTTGCTGTCAGCGCTGATTTGCGGCGAGTCGGGCATTCTGCCCGCGGGGGTGGAAGGCGCAGTCTCTTCAAAGATTCTCCTCGCGCaactcgttttctgcagtACCTTGGCTTTCGCGCACATCGAGACGTCTGCAGACACAGGCCAGCTCTCAGGCGTCGCCGTAGGTCTGGTCACGTACGCTGCGTACACCGCCACCTTTGGCCTCTCCGGCTACCTGAACCCCGCAGTGGCGCTTGGCACAAACATCGGAAATGCCCTTCAGGGAACGTCCATCAGTTACTCCCAGTTTGCCTCGTTCGTTGTGATCCCGTTCTTGGCCGCGGTGGCTGGCTGGGGCGCCTACAAGCTGGCGTACGACAACCTGCTGATGGCTGAATTTTTCTCCAGTCTCGCGTTCACGTACTGCGCGTGCTGTGCCATGACGGGGGACATCGACGGCGCCAACACGGCTCTCAGCATTGGATGCATGGCCGCGGCTCTAATTTATGCGATCGGGTGGAAGTCTGGCGGTGCCCTCAACCCCGCCATCACCCTGGGCACGCTGGTCGCGGGTCACAGTCGAGTACCGGACATGCTGCTGTATTGCTTTTTTCAGTGTGGAGCAGGCGTTCTCGGAGCTGTCTTGGCGCGGTACACCATGGGGCCTTTGGATCTGTTCAACCTTCTCTCGTCGGGGACCAAGAGCTACGATTTGTTGAtgctcttccttttcagcatgCTCCTCATGGCCGCCTACATCTTGACCTTCGGCGACCTCTTCGGACGCCCTGCGGGCGCTGTGATTGGGGCCGTTTACACAGTTTTCCACTTTATTTCCGCCAAGGCCGTCACTCTCAATGTTCAAACCGCCGTCGGCATCATCGTCAGCCAACTCCTCTTGAACGGTTACGCCGAAGACTGGGGGAGCGCTCTGGCCAGCGTGTCCATCCCCATTCTCGGATGTCTCGTAGCCTCAGGTCTTCTTGCGTTCCTTCCCAGCCAGTACCAGAGACACGCGTGA